The Geotoga petraea genome contains the following window.
CTTCCAATATCCTCTGCCATATTTCTTCTGCTTTTTCTTTTGTGCAATTTGGGAAAACTATTAAAAATTCGTCTCCCCCTATTCTTGCAAGGGAGTCCATTTCTCTTATATTTTCTTTTATTATTCTTGTCACATTTATAAGCAAGCTGTCCCCTATTCTGTGACCCAGATGGTCGTTTATATATTTGAGTTTGTCAACATCTATAAAACAAACAGAAACTGGTTGATTTTGTCTTTTCGCTAATTTTATGTTTTGTCCCAATATTTGCAGAATTATTCTTCTGTTATATGTGCCGGTTAGACTGTCGTATGTTGCCTTTCTGTTCAGTTCAAGCTGATAACTCTGTATTTTTAAAAAAATATTGGATAATTCTCTGAAAGCTTCCATTATTTGTATAGTTGTTTCGTCAAAAGATTTTTCACTTTTTTCGGCTATATCCAGGGATATCCCGGCTATTTTTTTGTCGTTTATCGTTAAATTAAACGTTATTGACTGTTTCATAGTTAGAGTTTTTTCTTCAAAAATTTTTAATTTTTCTTCTGACATTCCTGGTAGTGGTACATTTTCAATGTGTTCCACTATTGTTGAGCGGCTTCTGTCAAACTGAGAAAATGCTTCTGATGGAACTTTTAAAGAGTTTAAAAACTCCATGTCGTGTCCCTTTGTTTTTAGGTATTTTATGTAATCTTTTTTGTATAAGAAAACACTCCCATAATCTGCCTCTGGGATGACTTTTAATACTGTATCAAAAAGTTCGATTAAGAAATCTTCCAAAGATTTTGCCGATGTCATGTCTATACTGGTTATTAGATTTATTATGTTTTCCAGTCTATCCGCTAAAATCTGGTTGTTTGAATAAGATTGTTCCAAAGCCCATTTTTTCTCTAAAAGTTGTTTGTTTGTATTTTCTAATTTTTCATACGCTTCTTGAAGATCTATATTTTGTTCTGTAAGAGTTTTTTGAGAGTCGTAGTATTCTTTTGATTTTTGATTTGCTATTTGTTCATAATGGTTTTTAAGTTGTATGAGATTTTTGTTTCTTAATTTAAAGGTTAGGTATATGAACAAAATCATGAGAACTGTTATGACTATGTTCAATAAAATCATCCATTCTGAGACAACTTCTAAATTCTGGTTTATATAGCTTTTTGGTGTACTAATTGTTAGGATAAACTTTCTTGATTCTATAGTAAAAGAGTCCCAAGAAAGTATGTATTCGATTCTATCTCCGTTGTTATTTATGGTATAATCATCGGAACCAGATTTTGTAGTGATAAACTGGTTGTAAATTTCGAGCAAAGGGCTCATCCTTCTGTTTAGTTCGAAAATCGTTTTTCCATAATCATCGTTGTTGTTTGAATATATTGTAGATCCATATCTGTCAACAAAAAAAACTTCTGTAACTGGCGGTATATTTGCCAACTTTATGTATTCATTCACTATTTTATTCAGATCAAGGGTTGTTATAATAAAAGATTGTAGCTCGTCATTTTTGTAAAAAGGTATTATTATTCCCATACATTGATTTTCTGAATCGCTGTGTATCATGGGTATATAGGATTTTCTTTGATTATTACTCATAATTGGTAAGTAGCTGTTTATCCATTCGTTGTTTAAGTTATCCATTTTTTGTTGGTCTGTCTGTGGAAGGGTGTATTCATAGAGTAATTCCATGTCTTTTGTGTAGTATTTTAAGGAATGGATGTTTTGATGGCTTTCCATTATGGAAGCGAAAACGGAGCTGTATATATCGTAATCATCTTCTTCAAATATAGTTCCGTATAAGGAAGCAAAAGATTCCAAGTGATGTTTTATGTCGTGAAGTGAATTGTTTATGCTGGTTATTATTGTCGTTGTTTGGAGTTTTTGGTGGTTTAAATATGATTGTTGATTTTTTTCTGTTGATTTTCTATTTAAATTATAATAACTAAAATAAATTGCTATGAGTGTTATAGCAATTATTACGAGAATTATAATATTTGATTTTTTGTTATTAAAATTATTCTCTTTCTGGTTATTGTTCACGTAATAAGCACCCGCCTTGGTTAGATTATATCAAATTTTTTGAAAAATTTATAAGATAGTATTATAGCATAAAAAATTGCTATTGCAATTTTTTGTTGCTGGGGGTTAGTGAGAATTTGTTTTACAAATTCTCAGTTGTTGGTGTGGGAATTATTTCATAATTCCTGTTGTTGGTTGTTAGTGAAACAAAGTGCCTAAACTCCCCTGTGCTTCGCACTTCCCCTCTAACACATTTAGAGGGGATTAGTGCTTAAACACCCCTGTGATAGAAATCATAAATGATTTTTGTTGGAGAATCGAGGTTGGAGGGGAAAGATGCATAGTGTTTTTTCATATGCTATAATATTTATAATAATTAAATTTAGGGGGGTTTTTAATATGAAAATCAGAACAAAGATTATTTATTTGATTTTGTTTGTTTCTGTTTTACCGCTTTTGGTTATTTCTGTATTCAGTTTTGTTAGTTTTTACAACACTTCTGAAAATTCTATCGAAACTTCAATTTTAAATCAGCAGAGTAACCAAATCCAGGCTGTTAATTCTTATATAGAACCAGTAAAAGAATTGACTAATTATATTTCCATTAATTTAGCAAATAACGGGCTTACGTGGACTTTTCAGAATTTTGGAAATATTGTAGATTCTTATTCAGCGGTGGATAATGTTTATCTTGCTTTGAACGATGGAACTTTTATTACAAAACCAGACAGAGATTTAGAGAATTACAATGCTTTAGAAACCGTTTGGTATAAGAATGCTTTTGGAAAAGAAGATGTAGTACTTACCTTACCATATAAAAAAGGTTTTGGTGAAAATAAGTTAACGATAACTTTTGCTTCAGCTTTCACAAGCTCTGGGATGAATGGAGTTTTAGGGATAGACATGAATTATAATTCTTTGGTTAGCTTGATTTCTAACACAGTTTACGACGGTCAATTCAACTATATTATTGACTCGGATGGAAACCTTATTGCCTCTTCTGGAGATTTACCTTTTGATTATAATAGCATTCCAAAAGAATCAAAAGGCAAAAACATTGTCACTGTAGAAGATAGAAATTTTTATTTTAAAGATTTTGAGAATAGAGACTGGACATTGTATTCAACAATTCCAACATCTCTTATTTCTAGCACGTCTTTTGCTAATTCTATCAACATAGCTATTTTAGCTCTTGTTGTTTTTGTTGTAGCAATTATATTATCATATTTTTTCATAAGATCAGTTATACGACCTATAAAAGAATTATCTGTAAAAGTAAACTCTTTTGGTAACGGGGATTTGACTGTAGACTTTAAGACAAATAAGAATGACGAAATTTCTATAATAGCGAAAGAATTGGATAGCATGGCCAAAAAATTAAGGGTATCTCTAATAGAGTTTAGAAATATTGGGGTGAAAATAGAAACTTCTTCCAAGAGTCTTTCTGAAATATCCAATAAAAATACATTAGAAAACAAAAACATTTTAGATCAAACAGAAAGGATAGAACAAGACACTGAAAGTTCTGCATCTGCAGTAGAACAAGTTACTGGTGGAGTTCAAGAAGTTGCTTCTTCTGCCACTTCTATATCAAAAGAAGCTCAAAACTTAAACGAATATGCCGAAGACACTTATAAAAACACCTCTGATGGTCTTGAAGCAATTGGTAAGATAAAAAATGTTATAGAAGAAGCTGTTAAACAATCAAATAAAACCCAAAAAAGTGTCGAAGTTTTAAATGCAAATACAGAGGATATAGAATCCATTATTGAAACAATAGACAATATTACAGAACAAACTTCTTTGCTTGCGCTTAACGCTGCAATAGAAGCGGCAAGGGCTGGAGAAGCTGGGAGAGGATTTGCAGTTGTTGCAGATGAAATAAGAAAACTTGCAGATGATTCAAAATCATCTACTGAAAAAATAGCCAAAGTATTAGACAAAATTAAAAATAACACACAAACTGTTAATGATGGTACAAATAAAACAGTTGGTGTTATCCATGAAATAGACGACGAAATGCAAAATATATCTGATAGATTTAACAAAATCTATTCTAAGATAGAAGACATGAACAATGGTATTGAAAATCTAACAGCAAGTTCAGAAGAACAGAGTGCAAGTTCCGAAGAGATGAGTTCTGCTATGGACAAGGTGGCTAAGTCTATTCAAGAAATCACCGAGAAGATTTCTCTTACTATAGAATCCGTGAATAAACAGCAGAGCGAAAGTGAAAAGGTTGAGTTGAACAGTGAAGAGCTTCATGATCTTTCCGCTCAGTTAAATAGAAATATAAATAAATTTAAACTTTAAAAAATTGTCATAAAGGAATCGCTTTGCGATTCCTGTTGATGGGGGTTAGTGAGAATTTGTTTTACAAATTCTCAGTTGTTGGTGTGGGAATTATTTCATAATTCCTGTTGGTTGTTAGTGAAACAAAGTGCCTAAACTCCCCTGTGCTTCGCATTTCCCCTCTAACACATTTAGAGGGGATTAGTGCCTAAACTCCCATGTGATAGAAATCAAAGATTTCTGTTGGAAGTTGGCGTGGGAATTATTTCACAATTTCTGTTGTTAGTTGCTGATTGTTGGTTGATAGTAAAACCTCTAAAACACCCCGTCAGTTTCACTGACACCCCTCTAATGGTCATTTTAGAGGGGATTTATAACCCATGCTCAGAGTGTGAAAAAAAATCGAGATGATAAACCTTAAACATAAAATAAAAGCTGCTGAAAGCAGCTTATAATTTTGATACTCCAATATTTATCTATTTTTTATCTTCTTTTTTTTGTATAACTATGATTTTATAATTGTATTTGTCTTTTATTTTATTAAAAAATTTTGGAGATATTTTTATTGCAAGCAGCAAAGAATTTTTATGGTTATCTTGTTTTCTTGGGGTAATATACCTGATTTTTAATTCTTTGTTGTAATTGGTTTCTTTATTTTTC
Protein-coding sequences here:
- a CDS encoding methyl-accepting chemotaxis protein; this translates as MKIRTKIIYLILFVSVLPLLVISVFSFVSFYNTSENSIETSILNQQSNQIQAVNSYIEPVKELTNYISINLANNGLTWTFQNFGNIVDSYSAVDNVYLALNDGTFITKPDRDLENYNALETVWYKNAFGKEDVVLTLPYKKGFGENKLTITFASAFTSSGMNGVLGIDMNYNSLVSLISNTVYDGQFNYIIDSDGNLIASSGDLPFDYNSIPKESKGKNIVTVEDRNFYFKDFENRDWTLYSTIPTSLISSTSFANSINIAILALVVFVVAIILSYFFIRSVIRPIKELSVKVNSFGNGDLTVDFKTNKNDEISIIAKELDSMAKKLRVSLIEFRNIGVKIETSSKSLSEISNKNTLENKNILDQTERIEQDTESSASAVEQVTGGVQEVASSATSISKEAQNLNEYAEDTYKNTSDGLEAIGKIKNVIEEAVKQSNKTQKSVEVLNANTEDIESIIETIDNITEQTSLLALNAAIEAARAGEAGRGFAVVADEIRKLADDSKSSTEKIAKVLDKIKNNTQTVNDGTNKTVGVIHEIDDEMQNISDRFNKIYSKIEDMNNGIENLTASSEEQSASSEEMSSAMDKVAKSIQEITEKISLTIESVNKQQSESEKVELNSEELHDLSAQLNRNINKFKL
- a CDS encoding GGDEF domain-containing protein, which translates into the protein MNNNQKENNFNNKKSNIIILVIIAITLIAIYFSYYNLNRKSTEKNQQSYLNHQKLQTTTIITSINNSLHDIKHHLESFASLYGTIFEEDDYDIYSSVFASIMESHQNIHSLKYYTKDMELLYEYTLPQTDQQKMDNLNNEWINSYLPIMSNNQRKSYIPMIHSDSENQCMGIIIPFYKNDELQSFIITTLDLNKIVNEYIKLANIPPVTEVFFVDRYGSTIYSNNNDDYGKTIFELNRRMSPLLEIYNQFITTKSGSDDYTINNNGDRIEYILSWDSFTIESRKFILTISTPKSYINQNLEVVSEWMILLNIVITVLMILFIYLTFKLRNKNLIQLKNHYEQIANQKSKEYYDSQKTLTEQNIDLQEAYEKLENTNKQLLEKKWALEQSYSNNQILADRLENIINLITSIDMTSAKSLEDFLIELFDTVLKVIPEADYGSVFLYKKDYIKYLKTKGHDMEFLNSLKVPSEAFSQFDRSRSTIVEHIENVPLPGMSEEKLKIFEEKTLTMKQSITFNLTINDKKIAGISLDIAEKSEKSFDETTIQIMEAFRELSNIFLKIQSYQLELNRKATYDSLTGTYNRRIILQILGQNIKLAKRQNQPVSVCFIDVDKLKYINDHLGHRIGDSLLINVTRIIKENIREMDSLARIGGDEFLIVFPNCTKEKAEEIWQRILEDFKKFNENNKFYSIEVSHGISQFDKVHVKNVDELITEADEKMYKEKNRKREEGNDKP